A single genomic interval of Bacillota bacterium harbors:
- a CDS encoding rubrerythrin family protein produces MAAFAGESQARNKYTYFAERAKKEGFEQIAAIFQETAD; encoded by the coding sequence ATGGCGGCGTTCGCTGGGGAGTCTCAGGCTAGGAACAAGTATACATACTTTGCGGAGCGAGCCAAGAAAGAGGGATTCGAGCAGATTGCGGCCATTTTCCAGGAGACGGCGGAC